Proteins co-encoded in one Spirosoma endbachense genomic window:
- a CDS encoding BamA/TamA family outer membrane protein — MPSHWVVWCVALLGIGAYGQNDSTRYVSKKTNDSLATKISPAIIDTALMQRDSMFYNRLKAKMYKHRMTRQLYDLVFQDVYNSQARTGEVSQIEVNPFKPFEGRIIGDIYIRRLGVFGQSVYDTLRQPGNWVERTGNRLHTNTRENIIRRSYLLFKEGDALDPTILRDNERLLRTTSIFHDARILVLPRPGSRQFVDVYVITQDVWSLLPTGGVGSLNQFSLGFEQNNFRGLGHQLHAQVAYSGADPRQKIEYQGRYTVPFIGKTFLTAQADFIYLRDLKQIAFRLYRPFLTPDTKYAGSIEVNHTRVNNRLVARNDSVLLVPLSYNYSDIWIGRSFRIFYSPNDAEGKGRSRLVLAIRNTNYEYFERPTVTADTNQLYQDSRTTLFTIGYSRRKYVRDVLIYGFGRTEDVPVGEAISVVVGFDNAELGPRKYAGLNFSQGKYLNKAGYLYALASLGGYTRNQRIEQGVFSLEGNYFSPLMTTKWGNMRHFFNSRFTVGIDRFDNEYITLNSSSGSGINTDGIGINNDALRGTNRWLINYENILFSKLNLVGFRVAFISFANLGLVSFQERSLLRGPIYQGYGIGFRLRNENLTFNSFQIRLAYYPNIPNNAYPFRFAFEGIPVLRFRDFDLSAPQLIPYR, encoded by the coding sequence ATGCCAAGCCATTGGGTGGTATGGTGTGTGGCATTACTAGGAATAGGCGCTTATGGACAGAATGACTCGACGCGCTATGTGTCGAAAAAGACGAACGATTCACTGGCGACGAAGATCTCACCGGCAATAATTGACACTGCCCTGATGCAGCGCGACAGCATGTTTTACAATCGGCTGAAAGCGAAAATGTATAAACATCGGATGACGCGCCAACTGTATGATCTGGTTTTTCAGGATGTTTATAACAGTCAGGCCAGAACGGGGGAAGTTAGTCAGATCGAAGTAAATCCATTTAAGCCCTTTGAAGGGCGGATCATTGGGGATATTTACATTCGCCGGTTAGGCGTATTTGGCCAGTCGGTTTATGATACGCTTCGACAGCCCGGTAACTGGGTAGAACGAACCGGTAATCGACTGCACACCAACACGCGCGAGAATATTATTCGCCGATCGTATTTGCTGTTTAAAGAAGGTGATGCATTAGATCCGACCATATTGCGCGATAATGAGCGACTGTTGCGCACAACATCAATTTTCCACGATGCCCGTATTTTGGTATTGCCGCGGCCGGGAAGCCGACAATTTGTGGATGTATACGTAATCACACAGGATGTTTGGTCGCTTCTGCCTACCGGTGGTGTTGGGTCGCTAAACCAGTTCAGTCTGGGATTTGAACAGAATAACTTCCGGGGACTTGGTCATCAGCTCCATGCTCAGGTGGCGTATTCCGGGGCCGACCCACGCCAGAAAATTGAATATCAGGGCCGATACACCGTGCCGTTTATTGGTAAAACATTCCTTACCGCTCAGGCTGATTTTATTTATTTACGTGATCTCAAACAGATCGCGTTTCGTTTATACCGCCCGTTTCTGACGCCGGATACCAAATATGCCGGGTCGATTGAAGTGAACCATACACGGGTAAACAACCGGCTGGTTGCCCGAAATGACAGTGTGCTGCTGGTGCCACTGAGTTATAACTATTCTGATATCTGGATCGGCCGATCATTTCGAATTTTCTATAGTCCGAATGACGCCGAAGGGAAGGGTCGATCGAGGCTGGTTTTGGCCATTCGCAATACCAATTATGAATATTTTGAGCGGCCGACGGTTACGGCCGATACAAATCAGCTTTACCAGGATAGTCGCACAACGCTCTTTACGATAGGATACTCCCGGCGGAAATACGTTCGTGACGTGCTGATTTATGGATTTGGTCGTACGGAAGACGTTCCTGTCGGTGAGGCCATATCAGTTGTTGTTGGATTCGACAATGCAGAGCTAGGGCCACGAAAGTATGCCGGTTTGAATTTCTCACAGGGCAAATACCTCAATAAGGCGGGCTACCTCTATGCGTTGGCCAGCCTAGGAGGTTATACCCGTAACCAACGAATTGAACAGGGTGTATTCTCGTTGGAAGGAAATTATTTTAGTCCGCTCATGACTACCAAGTGGGGGAATATGCGCCACTTTTTCAACAGCCGGTTCACCGTCGGTATTGATCGATTTGATAACGAATACATTACCCTGAATAGCAGTAGCGGAAGTGGTATCAATACCGACGGAATAGGAATCAACAATGATGCCTTGCGCGGAACAAATCGCTGGTTGATTAATTATGAAAACATTCTGTTCTCGAAACTGAATCTGGTTGGGTTTCGGGTTGCCTTTATTTCATTCGCAAACTTAGGGCTGGTCAGCTTTCAGGAGCGATCTCTTCTTCGCGGACCTATTTATCAGGGGTATGGTATCGGATTTCGATTACGAAACGAAAACTTGACATTCAACAGTTTTCAAATTAGATTAGCTTATTATCCAAATATCCCGAATAATGCCTATCCATTTCGATTTGCCTTCGAGGGAATACCCGTTTTACGCTTCAGAGACTTCGATTTATCAGCTCCTCAACTTATTCCCTACCGGTAG
- a CDS encoding AMP nucleosidase, translating to MKTKEEIVQNWLPRYTGTPIEQFGEYILLTNFINYVDLFAQKFNVEIFGMGRAMQTATANNITIINFGMGSPMAATVMDLLSAVEPKAVLFLGKCGGLKKTQIGDLILPIAAIRGDGTSNDYMRPEIPALPSFRLQRAVSSTIKKYELDYWTGTVYTTNRRIWEHDEEFKNYLREIRTMAIDMETATIFTVGFVNSIPHGALLLVSDNPLVPEGVKTEESDKRVTGQFVNKHLEIGIDALLELESSGDSVKHLKFE from the coding sequence ATGAAGACCAAAGAAGAAATAGTCCAGAACTGGTTGCCACGTTATACGGGCACTCCAATCGAACAATTCGGTGAGTATATTTTGCTGACCAATTTTATCAATTACGTCGATCTGTTTGCTCAGAAATTTAACGTAGAGATATTTGGTATGGGGCGAGCTATGCAGACGGCAACGGCCAATAACATCACGATCATTAATTTCGGGATGGGTAGCCCCATGGCGGCAACGGTTATGGACCTGTTGTCGGCGGTTGAACCGAAGGCCGTTTTGTTTTTAGGAAAATGCGGTGGTCTTAAAAAAACGCAGATTGGCGATCTGATTCTGCCCATTGCAGCCATTCGGGGTGATGGAACCAGCAACGACTACATGCGACCCGAAATTCCGGCACTACCGTCGTTCCGGTTGCAGCGCGCGGTTTCGTCAACCATAAAAAAATACGAGCTGGATTACTGGACTGGTACGGTTTATACGACCAACCGGCGTATTTGGGAACACGATGAGGAGTTTAAAAACTACCTGCGCGAAATTCGGACGATGGCTATCGACATGGAAACGGCCACTATTTTTACCGTTGGTTTCGTAAATTCCATCCCACACGGAGCGTTACTGCTGGTTTCTGACAACCCGCTCGTGCCAGAAGGGGTTAAAACAGAAGAAAGTGACAAACGTGTAACCGGACAATTCGTTAACAAACACCTCGAAATTGGGATTGATGCCCTGCTTGAGCTCGAATCGTCCGGGGATTCGGTGAAACACTTAAAATTTGAATAG
- a CDS encoding YciI family protein yields MNEFLLVIHRDLTSKDATPSPEQMQASIKPFQDWIGGIAAQNKLVNPPQRWDLGGRVIKQNSTVLNGPYAEIKESVGGLFLIRASDYDEAVEIAKGCPVLKWGAVVEVRMAMPTA; encoded by the coding sequence ATGAACGAATTCCTATTAGTAATCCATAGAGATCTGACCAGTAAAGACGCCACGCCATCACCAGAGCAGATGCAAGCTTCCATCAAACCGTTTCAGGATTGGATCGGTGGTATTGCGGCTCAAAACAAACTGGTTAATCCACCCCAACGATGGGATCTGGGCGGCCGGGTTATAAAACAAAACAGTACCGTACTAAATGGACCTTATGCTGAAATTAAAGAATCGGTTGGGGGACTGTTTTTGATTCGGGCATCGGATTATGACGAAGCGGTCGAAATTGCAAAAGGCTGCCCCGTTTTAAAATGGGGTGCCGTTGTAGAAGTGCGAATGGCAATGCCAACGGCATAA
- a CDS encoding carboxymuconolactone decarboxylase family protein, giving the protein MEQRLNVHEKGQNALKTLYGMGVYLKKSPLEPALRELVYFRVSQLNGCAYCLDMHYKDARAKGETEQRLYGLSAWRETPYYTDRERAALAWAEAVNQCHVPDEVYSQANEQFSEEELIDLTLAIASINSWNRINLAFPNTPGTYQVGQFG; this is encoded by the coding sequence ATGGAACAGCGACTGAACGTCCACGAAAAAGGGCAAAATGCCCTGAAAACACTTTATGGTATGGGTGTTTACTTGAAAAAATCACCCCTTGAGCCCGCGCTTAGAGAACTGGTCTATTTCCGGGTATCGCAACTGAATGGTTGTGCTTACTGCCTCGATATGCACTACAAAGATGCACGGGCCAAAGGCGAAACCGAACAACGGTTGTATGGTTTAAGCGCCTGGCGAGAAACGCCCTATTACACCGACCGGGAAAGAGCGGCATTAGCCTGGGCAGAAGCCGTAAACCAGTGTCATGTACCTGATGAGGTGTACAGTCAGGCCAACGAACAATTTTCTGAGGAAGAACTGATCGATCTGACGCTTGCTATTGCCAGCATCAACTCCTGGAACCGCATTAACCTTGCCTTCCCCAATACGCCGGGTACTTATCAAGTCGGACAATTTGGGTGA
- a CDS encoding type I restriction enzyme HsdR N-terminal domain-containing protein, translated as MVTLNLPDFDCKTKQVDGKPYIFDLLRRKYVRLSPEEWVRQHIVNLLLTHYSYPKALIRTEGGLTLNMTQKRTDVVAFDRQGQPFLVVECKAPHIPLTQAVFDQVARYNHVHNAPYLVITNGLTHYCCGIDYTTSEVRFLDDFPAFV; from the coding sequence ATGGTTACGCTGAACCTGCCTGATTTTGATTGCAAAACTAAACAAGTCGACGGGAAACCGTATATTTTCGATTTGTTGCGCCGAAAGTATGTCCGGTTGTCGCCCGAAGAATGGGTACGGCAACATATCGTCAACCTGCTTCTTACGCATTATAGCTACCCCAAAGCATTGATTCGTACCGAAGGTGGATTGACGCTGAACATGACCCAAAAACGCACCGATGTGGTGGCCTTCGATCGACAGGGGCAGCCCTTTCTGGTCGTTGAATGTAAAGCTCCCCATATTCCTCTGACCCAGGCCGTATTTGACCAGGTTGCCCGGTACAATCACGTTCACAATGCTCCTTATCTGGTTATTACGAATGGGCTAACGCATTACTGCTGCGGCATCGATTATACGACATCTGAAGTCCGGTTTCTGGATGATTTTCCGGCATTTGTATAA
- a CDS encoding YceI family protein, whose product MKTRQFLVGLVAVAVMAGTSAFVGPKKVSTFKVDTQKSGLNWNGKKVTGEHSGTVKLTDGSLAIDGGKLTGGTFTFDMNSIVCTDLTDAGYNAKFIGHMKSEDFFNTAKYPTSTFKITKVTPKGGDAYDITGNMTIKGISNAVTFPATVKTTANGIEASGKATLDRTKYDIRYGSKSFFENIGDKAIYDDFTVEIKVVAAK is encoded by the coding sequence ATGAAAACGCGTCAATTTTTAGTAGGGCTGGTAGCTGTAGCAGTAATGGCTGGAACATCGGCTTTTGTTGGCCCAAAAAAGGTATCTACATTTAAAGTAGATACACAGAAAAGTGGTTTAAACTGGAATGGTAAGAAGGTAACAGGCGAACACTCTGGAACGGTTAAATTAACGGATGGTTCGTTGGCAATAGATGGTGGTAAACTGACGGGCGGAACGTTCACATTTGATATGAACAGCATCGTTTGTACCGACCTGACCGATGCTGGCTACAATGCCAAATTCATCGGGCACATGAAGTCTGAAGATTTCTTCAACACAGCGAAATACCCGACGTCAACGTTCAAAATCACGAAAGTAACGCCAAAAGGTGGTGACGCATATGACATCACGGGTAACATGACCATCAAAGGCATTTCTAACGCTGTTACCTTCCCGGCAACGGTTAAAACAACCGCCAATGGTATTGAAGCCAGTGGTAAAGCAACGCTCGACCGCACGAAATATGACATTCGTTATGGTTCGAAATCGTTCTTCGAAAATATTGGTGATAAAGCTATCTACGATGATTTCACGGTAGAAATCAAAGTTGTTGCTGCCAAATAA
- a CDS encoding MarR family winged helix-turn-helix transcriptional regulator: MSIETDIKQTTPFKTPYHRVMVNLMYTSNWVADAQMRVLKPFGLTLQQYNVLRILRGQYPNPVKVSDITERMLDKMSNASRLVDKLVAKKFVLRTECPSDRRAVDVVITDKGLSLLKRLDIHQADLDENHRSKLTEEEAVYLSQLLDKLRA, translated from the coding sequence ATGTCAATAGAAACCGACATCAAACAAACCACGCCGTTTAAGACGCCATATCATCGGGTAATGGTCAACCTGATGTATACCAGCAACTGGGTAGCCGATGCTCAGATGCGCGTGTTAAAACCATTCGGGTTAACCTTGCAACAGTACAATGTCCTGCGGATATTACGCGGGCAGTATCCTAACCCGGTGAAAGTAAGTGACATTACCGAACGGATGCTCGACAAAATGTCGAACGCATCACGGTTGGTAGACAAACTGGTCGCTAAGAAGTTCGTGTTAAGAACCGAATGCCCGAGCGACCGACGGGCAGTCGATGTTGTCATTACAGACAAAGGGCTGTCATTGCTCAAACGATTGGATATCCACCAGGCTGATCTGGACGAAAACCATCGTAGTAAGCTTACAGAAGAAGAGGCTGTCTATCTCAGCCAGTTGCTCGACAAATTGCGGGCATAA